A DNA window from Primulina tabacum isolate GXHZ01 chromosome 12, ASM2559414v2, whole genome shotgun sequence contains the following coding sequences:
- the LOC142521255 gene encoding calmodulin-binding protein 60 D-like isoform X2, producing MGDDQWIYNMVEEMFKLEWASIEEQWKLRETRMQETLRLERIELENQWKQFETRILTQVMRMLQDPIPVPNPKNMELLFLNKICQPISTGEEIKGMDSTFIELVLLDSSTRAIVDAGPIASSSVEIVALENGSDDPTAGEFEEKIVRVEGKLPLLEGNVCKLEGGRGVLRNVKFRHHAIDVKPPVFRLGARVAEKFDGFIVKEAKTESLKVKSYRSKYSKKIEFPNLESKIWELKNIQRRGKIHERLKAKGIHTVGKFLIQLLINHQELQNIVGLKGKKWEATVSHAKKCQSDRMYCYINSHENSSVVFDICGKLQGLCSEGQYAAANMLSENKKVYADKLLSYALEHWENVTSFDDLNSLQQHMAAIKASLKPSSSGTPGHRDANPDTGTSTMIDSSIDGKYLDPLLDHPRNLNAGDQTIQISDV from the exons GTGGAGGAAATGTTCAAACTGGAATGGGCAAGTATAGAAGAACAATGGAAGTTGAGAGAAACAAGGATGCAAGAAACATTGAGATTGGAAAGGATTGAGCTTGAAAATCAATGGAAACAATTTGAGACTAGGATTTTAACACAAGTCATGAG GATGCTTCAGGATCCGATTCCAGTACCGAATCCGAAAAACATGGAGCTCCTGTTCTTGAACAAGATTTGTCAGCCGATCTCCACAGGTGAAGAAATAAAAGGAATGGACTCCACTTTTATTGAACTGGTTCTACTTGATAGCAGCACTCGGGCCATAGTCGATGCTGGACCCATAGCATCTTCGAGTGTTGAAATAGTTGCACTCGAAAATGGATCCGATGATCCGACAGCAGGAGAATTCGAAGAAAAAATTGTGAGAGTGGAAGGGAAGTTGCCTCTTCTTGAAGGAAATGTGTGCAAACTAGAAGGTGGCAGAGGTGTTTTGAGGAATGTCAAGTTCAGACATCATGCGATCGATGTGAAGCCACCGGTGTTCCGATtaggggcaagagttgctgaaAAGTTTGATGGGTTCATTGTGAAAGAAGCCAAGACTGAATCTCTTAAAGTCAAGAGTTACCGCAGCAAAT ATtccaagaaaatcgagttcccAAATCTGGAGTCTAAGATTTGGGAACTGAAAAATATACAAAGACGTGGTAAGATACATGAGCGTCTGAAAGCCAAAGGAATCCATACCGTCGGGAAATTTCTGATCCAGCTCCTGATAAATCATCAAGAACTGCAAAAT ATTGTTGGTCTGAAGGGAAAGAAGTGGGAAGCCACTGTAAGCCATGCTAAGAAATGCCAGAGTGACAGGATGTACTGTTACATAAATTCCCACGAAAATTCCTCCGTAGTTTTTGACATTTGCGGGAAGTTGCAAGGACTGTGTTCAGAAGGCCAGTATGCTGCTGCGAATATGTTGTCTGAAAACAAGAAG GTTTATGCTGACAAGTTATTGTCATATGCTCTTGAACACTGGGAAAATGTCACCTCTTTTGATGATCTGAATTCTCTTCAACAGCACATGGCTGCCATAAAAGCCTCTCTCAAGCCGTCGAGTTCTGGCACTCCAGGCCATCGCGATGCAAATCCTGATACTGGAACTAGTACAATGATCGATTCTTCCATCGACGGAAAATATCTGGATCCACTACTCGATCATCCCAGAAACCTCAATGCAG GAGACCAGACGATTCAGATATCGGATGTGTAG
- the LOC142521255 gene encoding calmodulin-binding protein 60 A-like isoform X1, whose protein sequence is MGDDQWIYNMVEEMFKLEWASIEEQWKLRETRMQETLRLERIELENQWKQFETRILTQVMRMLQDPIPVPNPKNMELLFLNKICQPISTGEEIKGMDSTFIELVLLDSSTRAIVDAGPIASSSVEIVALENGSDDPTAGEFEEKIVRVEGKLPLLEGNVCKLEGGRGVLRNVKFRHHAIDVKPPVFRLGARVAEKFDGFIVKEAKTESLKVKSYRSKYSKKIEFPNLESKIWELKNIQRRGKIHERLKAKGIHTVGKFLIQLLINHQELQNIVGLKGKKWEATVSHAKKCQSDRMYCYINSHENSSVVFDICGKLQGLCSEGQYAAANMLSENKKVYADKLLSYALEHWENVTSFDDLNSLQQHMAAIKASLKPSSSGTPGHRDANPDTGTSTMIDSSIDGKYLDPLLDHPRNLNAGVDTSVYSGWFGTDDLGYMVDSPLWADRYSDMDLGRRPDDSDIGCVVYGYGMQQQEFVDDMNIVASMDENGIMLAESDVIGSSSAVWRKYRMLFRCLSKWRLIRKLSKFEANPAWKKQKI, encoded by the exons GTGGAGGAAATGTTCAAACTGGAATGGGCAAGTATAGAAGAACAATGGAAGTTGAGAGAAACAAGGATGCAAGAAACATTGAGATTGGAAAGGATTGAGCTTGAAAATCAATGGAAACAATTTGAGACTAGGATTTTAACACAAGTCATGAG GATGCTTCAGGATCCGATTCCAGTACCGAATCCGAAAAACATGGAGCTCCTGTTCTTGAACAAGATTTGTCAGCCGATCTCCACAGGTGAAGAAATAAAAGGAATGGACTCCACTTTTATTGAACTGGTTCTACTTGATAGCAGCACTCGGGCCATAGTCGATGCTGGACCCATAGCATCTTCGAGTGTTGAAATAGTTGCACTCGAAAATGGATCCGATGATCCGACAGCAGGAGAATTCGAAGAAAAAATTGTGAGAGTGGAAGGGAAGTTGCCTCTTCTTGAAGGAAATGTGTGCAAACTAGAAGGTGGCAGAGGTGTTTTGAGGAATGTCAAGTTCAGACATCATGCGATCGATGTGAAGCCACCGGTGTTCCGATtaggggcaagagttgctgaaAAGTTTGATGGGTTCATTGTGAAAGAAGCCAAGACTGAATCTCTTAAAGTCAAGAGTTACCGCAGCAAAT ATtccaagaaaatcgagttcccAAATCTGGAGTCTAAGATTTGGGAACTGAAAAATATACAAAGACGTGGTAAGATACATGAGCGTCTGAAAGCCAAAGGAATCCATACCGTCGGGAAATTTCTGATCCAGCTCCTGATAAATCATCAAGAACTGCAAAAT ATTGTTGGTCTGAAGGGAAAGAAGTGGGAAGCCACTGTAAGCCATGCTAAGAAATGCCAGAGTGACAGGATGTACTGTTACATAAATTCCCACGAAAATTCCTCCGTAGTTTTTGACATTTGCGGGAAGTTGCAAGGACTGTGTTCAGAAGGCCAGTATGCTGCTGCGAATATGTTGTCTGAAAACAAGAAG GTTTATGCTGACAAGTTATTGTCATATGCTCTTGAACACTGGGAAAATGTCACCTCTTTTGATGATCTGAATTCTCTTCAACAGCACATGGCTGCCATAAAAGCCTCTCTCAAGCCGTCGAGTTCTGGCACTCCAGGCCATCGCGATGCAAATCCTGATACTGGAACTAGTACAATGATCGATTCTTCCATCGACGGAAAATATCTGGATCCACTACTCGATCATCCCAGAAACCTCAATGCAGGTGTAGATACATCGGTATATAGTGGCTGGTTCGGTACAGATGATCTGGGCTACATGGTTGATTCACCCTTGTGGGCTGACCGATATTCTGATATGGATCTTGGCAGGAGACCAGACGATTCAGATATCGGATGTGTAGTTTATGGTTATGGTATGCAGCAACAAGAATTCGTAGATGACATGAATATTGTTGCAAGTATGGACGAAAATGGGATTATGTTAGCCGAGTCGGATGTTATTGGTAGTTCTTCTGCAGTTTGGAGGAAGTACAGGATGCTGTTTCGTTGCTTATCCAAATGGCGCCTAATCAGGAAATTGTCAAAATTTGAAGCTAATCCAGCCTGGAAGAAGCAGAAAATTTGA